The following nucleotide sequence is from Nitrospira sp..
GTCATCGAAGGGACCGATCGATTGGTCACCATCCACGAAGCTCCCGATGCAGGGCGAGACAGCGTAAGGACTTCCGATGACTACAGGCTTCCGCTGAACGTTGAAGATTTGTCTCTCATGGGCTCCGCCTATCGGGGAAGTGGGAATGACCAGAATAATCGCGTGACCGGTACCGAGGGGGACAATCTGCTCTTCGGCGGGGCGGGAGACGATACACTCGTCGGGGGATATGTGCGGGAGGTCGAGGGCGGGAGGGTATTGGACGCCATCGGAAGCGATATCCTGATCGGAGGGGCTGGAAATGACCTGTTGATCCCGATCGGGGGGATTCGTGATGAGTTTGGGGCAGTTTCCCCGGTCGGTGATCGATATACGGGGTTACCCCAGAATGTGCTGATCGGAGGACTCGGGGATGATCTGTATGTTCTGCACGTCGCCGGAGAGATCGTTATTGAGGAAGTTGGGGAGGGGACTGATACCGTCTGGAGCTCCGTAGACTATGTCCTGACCGACAATCTTGAAATCCTCCATCTCATTACGGCTGGAGTTGAGGTGGAGACTACTGGCACGGGGAATAGGTTGGACAACCTCTTAATCGGCAGCATGAGTGCTAATGTACTCGTCGGACTGGATGGGAATGACACCCTTATGGGAGGCTGGGAGGCTTCGACGACTGAACCTTTTTCGGACGCGTCGGCGGATGATCGTGTTGTCGATACCCTGGTTGGAGGTGCAGGAGACGATACTTATGTGATTCTCGGGTCGTCTTCTCGCGAAGGACAGCCGGACAGAATCGTGGAGGCTGCGCATGAGGGCACTGACACCGTACTCAGTTTCGTGAGTTATACGCTAGGCGGCTACGTCGAGAACTTGGAACTACAAGGGGGGCAGGCACTCGACGGAATCGGAAATGCTTTGGACAACACCTTGGCCGGGAATGCTGAGCGCAACAGACTCAGTGGGGGTGCAGGAAATGATGCTCTCGCTGGGGGGAGGGGAAGCGACACGTATCGGTTTGATAGAGGGGATGGGATCGATACGATTTGGGACGAGGCCTACTCTGGGGAGGAAGACCGAATTCTATTCGGTGACGGGATCATTCCGAGCGATCTCACGATTTTCCGCACTCAGGACAGAGTCACGATTCAGGTCGGCAGTGCAGGAGATGTGATTCACTTGATGACGTTCGATCGGTTTCCTGAGCGGACGGATTCGGGCGTCAAAACCCTGGAATTTTCCGACGGGACCCAAGTCGACCTGGCCTCTCTGCTCGCTCCGACCGGATCAGAGGGGGACGATCAGTTATCATTTGGTGATGGGGACGATGTGATCGCCACATTCGGTGGGAATGATGTTGTCGTGGCCTGGGGCGGGGATGATCTCATTACCGGCGGAGCTGGCGATGATGTACTGAGCGGTGGGCCGGGCCATGATACCTATGTATTTAATTTGGGCGATGGGGTCGATACGATTACCGATCAGGCCTTGCCGGGAGAGGGGAATACGCTCTCGTTTGGTCCTGGCATCAGACCATCCGATCTTTCGCTGGGCCTGGGGTCCTTGCTCATTCGGGTCGGCACCGCAGGTGACGCCGTTCATCTGACTACCTTCGACCCCAATAATGCTCATGGCTCACACGATGTGGAAACATTCACCTTCGCAGACGGAACCGTCATGTCCTACGCACAATTGCTGGATCGAGGGTTCGACTTGCCGGGAACGAGCGAGACCGATCGTCTCGCTGGTACGGATGTGATCGATCGACTCTATGGATTGGATGGGCACGATGTTCTCAGTGCCGGTGCCGGTGATGATTTGATGGATGGCGGTGCCGGAGACGACTGGATGGTGGGTGGTATGGGGGCGGATCTTTTGATCGGAGGACAGGGGAGCGACGTGCTCGTTGGACAAGATGGGGATGATACCTTCCAGTTCTCAGAGGATGGAACCTGGGGAGCTGGATTCGTGGCGAGAAATGAAGGCAGTCCTGGATACAGCGGAAGCAGGCAGACGGTGAGCCTCGCTGGTAAGTCACGGTCGTTCGATGTGTTTCAGGGTGATGCAGACACAGATCGATTGATTGGGACTGGCGAAAGTGACGTTGTGGCCTTGGATGATTACTATAGCCCATTCTTAGCAGCCCCCAATGCTCGCCTCATGGACGTTGAAGTGATAGACGGCAGGGATGGAGATGATGTCATAGACCTTACTAGCCAGCGCTATCGCTACGGAAATACCATACTGCTCGGCGGTCTGGGAAACGATGTCTTGTGGGCTAATGGCGGCGACGATCGCCTCGATGGGGGGGACGGCCATGACAATCTTTACGGCGGTGTGGGGAACGATGGTCTGGTCGGTGGCGACGGAAATGATGTTTTGGATGGAGCGCTGGGCACGGATCGAATGGTTGGAGGGAAGGGAAACGATTTGTTCCTGGTTGATAGCCTCGAAGATCAGGTGATTGAACTGTCCGGTGAGGGGATTGATACGGTTCGCAGCAGCGTGGACATTGCAGTGAGTGACAATGTCGAGCATCTCACGCTCTTGGGCACCGCTCCGATTCGTGGGGCAGGCAACGAACAGGACAACACCTTGACCGGTAATGTGGCTCCCAATGTGCTTGCAGGTAGGGGAGGCAACGATACGTACATCGTGGGAATCGGCGATACAGTCGTGGAACGTATCGAGGAGGGCCACGATACCGTTCAAAGTGCGGTCACATGGGTGTTGTCCGAGCATGTGGAAAATCTGACCCTGACGGGGCCAGGTTCGGTTAGCGGTACTGGTAACGAATTGGGCAATGTATTGATTGGTAATGCCGGGAGTAACGTACTGATCGGTTTAGCCGGACAGGATACCTTGGAAGGAAAGCGCGGGAACGACGTCCTCAATGGAGGATTGGACAACGATCTGTATCTGTTCGGCAGAGGGGATGGGAAAGATACGATTCGTGAGGGGGGTGGGGATGAAGACGCCTTGCGTTTTGACGAAGACGTCAATCCGCTCGATCTCATCCTGAGCAGACAGGCGAATGACTTGCGAATCATGATCTTGGGTTCGACGGATCGCGTCACTGTCAAAGAGTGGTACTCGAATCCCGCGGTGGCTCAGGTAGAGGTCATTCAGGCGGGGAATGGCCAAGTGTTGGTTCATACCCAAGTGGAGCAACTGATCCAAGCGATGGCAGGATTCGCTCAGCAGACTGGTCTGAGTTGGGAGCAGGCCATCGCTCAGCGACCTGATGAGGTGCACCAGATGCTGGCTGCAAGTTGGCAATAGGAAATGACGATCCCCTGCCTCACGGTGATGTCTATAGCCATCACATGGCGCCTGGGAACCATGCAGCATGAAATGATCTCCCGTCCGCCTCAGCGGTCGGATGCGTCACCCTTTGTTCCTTCGATCCCTCGGCCAGCCTACGAGCAAGTCGACCGCTACCGAAGAGGTACAGCCTCCGTGGAATGGTCGCTTCTTCTTTAAATGCTACATTCGGAAGCATCGAATACAAATGGTTAGGAGTCGTTCAGTAAGTGAAACCCACTTCACGGTAGGAGGCAGCTAATGGGGAAGTATACGGTGTTCTATCTAGGCCTGCTGGTACTTGGGGTGAACAGTATGGGGGGATGTACAACCATTCCTTCTCACCCTTCAACTGCCCTGCCAAGCAGCGCTTTTTTCATTGTCGATGGGGCAGAATTGAAACCCCTTCAAGCCATCGCTCATGCGCAGGAGGCGCGCATGAAGAACTGCCACAAGGGTTTAGCATGTGAAGACGCGTATTATGTTCGGGGATTGGTGGCACTGTTCGAGAACCGCGCGGATGCGATTACAATCTTTCAAGAGTTGCGCACTGTGATGCCTAATAGTCGGTATGATGCCTCAGCGATCGGCTGGCTTAACTTGCTCCAAGATAAGGCTCCCGTTTCTTCTTACAATAAGGCGTTGCTGGGACAGTTGAGGCAAGAAATCATCCAGAATTTGCTCGAACGATCAGAACCAATGTTGGGGGCGACCAAGGAACAAGGGCGTCACGTCGCGGAACTCACGCGGTAGTTCGTGTCATCTCCCGCCGCCGAACATGGACGGCGGGACGGTTCCTTGTGCCTCTTTTCTCTCACCTGCAAACGCACAGTATCCTCTTCCAATTAAGCCTTGTCGCGAGGTGCGCATATGACGCACCGTCTCTTGCGTTCGGTTGAGTTTGACGAACTGTGCCGTTACACTTCAGCCGGGGACCGCTTCTTGGCGGAAAATGCCTGGGGAACGCGAGGAGGAAGCCATGCGCGCACTTATTCTAGGTCTTCTTGTACCCACATTCATCATCATGGGAAGTCAGTTGGTAAATAGCGGTGAATCTAAGAGTGGATCCGATCCTGGGACGAACGTTTCGCAAGAATCTGCAGCAAAGGATGGCGCACCAATGGTCCTGATCCAAGCTGGCCCCTTCATAATGGGGAGCAATGATGGATTACCCACAGAGCGACCGGAACATTCGGTCATCCTGGATTCGTATTTCATTGACCGGTACGAGGTCACTCTTCGGCTGTATTCGGTTTTCCTACAAGAGACGTCACGCGAGGCTCCATCGACGTGGAATGACGAGGCTGTTGAGGCGGTGAGCGATCGGCCTGCTGTTGGGATGGCTTGGGGAGATGCGTCCGCATATTGCGTATGGGCCGGCAAGAGGCTGCCGACCGAGGCTGAATGGGAAAAAGCAGCCCGAGGGACTGATGGGCGGCGGTACCCATGGGGTCATATGCAACCGTTTGTGGATATCGCCAATTATAACCGAGGAGTGTGGGTAAGTGAGGCCATAACGCTCGTTCCTGTGACAGGGGGGGTAGAAGGAATGAGTGTTCGCCATGGACTCAAGGACGGCGGCCGAAGCCCCTACGGGCTACATCATATGGCTGGGAACGCTGCTGAGTGGGTGGCAGATTGGTATGATCGTGAGTATTATTCCAAGAGTCCAGAACGGAATCCTGTTGGGCCTTCTGCCGGTGAAAAAAAGGTGTTGCGAGGCGGCTCGTGGGCAGACCTTCCTGTGGCTTTGAGGGTTTCTGCACGATTCTCTGCCGAACCTGAATTTCAGGATCGGACGGTTGGTTTCCGTTGCGCGATGGATGCTTCCAAACCGTAGATTGCTAAGAGCCAACTGCAAGTCGGAGTCCCTGGGAGTTCGGAAATTGATCGGTATGTGGTTACTCGCAAGATCTTCTAGCCAAAAAGAACGAGTCCTGACCGCATTTGTCGCAGGGGTGGTGTTGTTGGTTGCCGTGATGGCTATCTGGGATTTGAAGCCGCACGCGGGAACTTCAATTAAGAATGGTGAGACGATAGACCCTAACATGATACCGCTTGTGACCGGAGATGAGCCCCTTCCTGAGCTCTTCGTACGAGCGGGTTGCACGGTCTGTCATAGAATTCCCGGTATTGTCGGGGCGAATGGCCAAGTGGGTCCACCACTTAAGCTGGCTCAAACAGGGCCATTGCGTCTTGCCGATCCTCACTATCGAGGTCAGGCGAAGACGGTGAGGGACTATATTGTGGAATCGATCGTAGCACCGGGAATCTACGTGGTCCCTGGCTTTCCCTCGGATACCATGCCTGTCTGGTATGGGCGCAAACTCAGCGCAGCTGCTCTAGACAAAATTGCTTCATATCTTGAGCAGATCTCGGATGAAACGCCGTCAGGAGATGAAGGTTCAAGGTAGAGATGTGTGCCCTTGGCATAGAAGGTAGAATCAGCGCGATCGGGTGAATCAGAATCCCAGCTTGTGCTCAGCGTTTTTTGGTGCCCGCCGCTCCCAGCTGCCCTTGAATCTGGAACCCCTTTTCATCCTTGGCAGCTTTATCCAGCAGTGCGGCCATAGCCTCGTCGCCTTTCAGGCCGGCGAGCTTGATCTTGAGCCGAAGGTTATTGGCACTGTCGGCGTTAATCAATGCCTGTTCGATGCTGATTTTCCCCGCCTTATAGAGCTGCAAGAGGACATGGTCGAAGGTTTGACAACCTTCTTCGATGCCTTGCTCCATTGCTTCCTTGAGGGTGTCTACTTCAGACCGCTTGATCAAATCCTTGATGCGCGGGGTGTCCAGCATGATTTCAAGCGCCGGTACTCGTCGGCCATCCAGAGAAGGAATCAAACGCTGAGAAATAATGGCGCGTAGATTCAGCGACAATTGCAGGTAAATCTGGCTATGTCGTTCCACAGGGAAAAAATTCATAATACGCTCGATGGCCTGATTGGCATTGTTCGAGTGCAGGGTGCCGAGGCAAAGATGCCCGGTTTCAGCAAAAGTGATGGCAGCTTCCATTGTCTCTGTGTCCCGGATTTCGCCAATGAGGATAACGTCCGGTGCTTGACGAAGGGTGTTTCGCAGGGCATGGCCGAAGGAATGAGTGTCGAAGCCGACTTCTCGCTGGGTGATAATGGACTTTTTGTGATGGTGGACAAACTCGATCGGATCCTCCACGCTGATGATATGGCCTGCATGGGTGGTGTTGCGATGATCAATCATGGCCGCCAGTGATGTAGATTTCCCTGAGCCGGTTGCCCCAACGACGAGCACAAGCCCGCGCTTCGTCATAGCGATGTCTTTTACGATCGGCGGAAGGTCTAATTGCTCCACCGTCATGATCTCCGCCTTGATATGACGAAAGACCAACCCGACATTGCCCTTCTGCCGAAAAATATTGACGCGAAATCGGCCGAGGTCCTTGTAGTAGAGCGCGAGGTTCATCTCCATCTTTTCTTCAAACTCGCCTCGTTGTTGCCCACGCATGAGCGCTAGGGCCAAGGTCTCCAGCTGCTCATTCGTAAACGGTGAGGCATCGGTTCGATGCGTCGAACCGTGAATGCGGTAGATGGGAGGGGCGTCGACAGTAAGGTAGAGGTCCGAGGCTTCCTGCTTGACCATCACTTCGAGAAGTGTGCGAACATCCATAACTAGCTTCGCTCCAATGTCGGCTCAACGTTGTGTTTAAAATAGAATTTAAGCTGCGCCTACTGCAGCGCCGAACAAATTGGGGTTCATACTTCTGGACTGTGCCTCGGCCTTGGTGACCAGCCCTCGGGTCGCCAAATCGATGAGAGCCATATCCATGGTTTGCATGCCGTCCTTCTGACTGGCCTGCATAACACCAGGGATTTGGTGAAGCTTCCCTTCTCGAATAAGATTTCGAACTGCTGTCGTTCCAACCATGATTTCCACTGCAGCGATACGTCCGCCGGTCTTTTTCTTGAGCAGGGTCTGTGTCAGCACGGCTTCCAGGGTTTCCGACAATTGGGCGCGGACTTGCGCCTGCTGATTCGGTGGAAATGCATCGATGATGCGGTCGACGGTCTTGGGGGCGCTGGATGTGTGCAGTGTGGCGAATACCAGATGGCCCGTTTCAGCTGCGGTCAATGCCAACTGAATGGTCTCCAAGTCGCGCATCTCACCGACCAGAATAATGTCAGGATCTTCGCGTAGAGCTGCCCGTAGTGCGTTCGAAAACGACAGTGTGTGCACGCCCAGTTCTCGCTGATTGACCAGGCACTTCTTCGATTTATGGACGAATTCGACGGGATCTTCGATGGTGAGAATGTGTCCTTCGTAGGTATTGTTGAGGTAGTCGATCATACCTGCCAATGAGGTGGACTTGCCTGATCCCGTCGGGCCCGTGACGAGGATCAGACCCTTTTCGCGGTCGCACAGTTGCCGAATGATCGGAGGCATTCCCAGTTTTTCCAGGGGAAGGATTTCCGTTGGAATGGTTCGGAAAACTGCACCCAATCCACGTCCTTGGACGAAGACATTAACGCGGAAGCGGGCAATGTCTCCGAGGTCAAAGGAAAAGTCGCGTTCTCGATGCTCTTCGAAGTTCTTTCGTTGCGCATCACTCATCATGTCGTAAATGAGGGCATGGGTCTCGTCTTGCGTCAGAGGTGGGTGATCCAACTTCTTCAGGTCTCCGTGCAGGCGAATCATGGGCGGCTCGCCGGCACTAATGTGACAGTCTGACGCCCCTTGCTGGACGCCGAATGTGAGGAGTTTTGATATATCAATCATGGGAGCACTCCATAAAAAAACGTGGTGGTATGCGCGGATAAATAAATGGTGAATGACTGAGTCCGGGGGAGCGGTTGACCTCCTTGGAGCATGCCATAGGTAAGGGGGAAAGCAAGCAAATCCCTCGAAGATGGTCTGTCGAAGAGCCGTACAGAGAGGAAGATTTACTTGGGAGAGCCCGCTAGATAAGCCTGAGTGCCTGACCAGCTCGCTCCAACGCCGAGACCACTTCATCAAGTTGTTCGGCGGTATGGTCAGCCGTGACCGTCAGACGGATTCGGCTGGTGGCCGGTGGAACAGTGGGTGGACGAATGGCTGGAGCGTATACGCCGAATGTCAACAGCGTTTGGGCCAACCGGATGGCGCGTTCTGGGGCTCCGACGATGATCGGTAAAATGGGACTCGCCGACGGGCCGAGTTGGAATCCAAGACTTGTCAGTGCTTGTACAAGACGATTACGGTTTTCCCAGAGCCGGATCCGACGTGCGGGCTCCTCCTGGATAATCCGAAGGGCAGCGGTCGCTGCAGCGGCGGAAGCAGGGGGAGAGGCAGTAGTATAGATAAAGGCCCGACACGTGTTGATGAGATAGTCGATGAATGAACGTGAACCTGCCAAATACCCCCCGACGCTTCCAATCGCTTTACTGAGGGTTCCCATGTGGTAGGGGAGAGAAGATTCCACTCCGCAGTGCTCAAGCGTCCCGCGTCCGGTCGACCCCAGGATCCCTGTGCCGTGAGCGTCATCGACGTATACGTTCGCCCCATAACGTTTGGCTAGACGAGTCAGGTCTGCCAGCGGGGCAATGTCTCCGTCCATGCTGAAGAGCCCATCGGTCACAATCAGGGTGGGTTTGGCTGGAGACCGTTTCGCCAGCAACTGCTCTAGGTGATTCATGTCGCAGTGGCGGTATATGCGAAGGGTCGCGCCACTCAATCGGCATCCTTCGATTAAGCTCGCATGACATAGGCGGTCGGCGAATATCAGGTCAGTCTTTCCGATCAGGGTAGGGATTACGCCGATGTTTGCCAGGTATCCCGATCCAAAACTTAGGGCAGCCTCGGTCCCCTTGAATTCGGCCAATGCCGTCTCCAGGGCTTGGTGGGAAGGAAGCGTGCCACACACAAGACGCGAGGCCCCGGCCCCAGCTCCATACCGCTTCGTCGTTTCAACAGCTGCCTCGATCACAGAAGGATGTGTGGCGAGACCAAGGTAATTGTTGGAACTCAATAGGATGACGGATCGGCCATGGAGTGTGATTGTCGGGCCGGTAGCGGATGCGAGGGGATGAAGTTCCCGAAACAGATGATGGTCGCGGAGTTCTTGAAGGTGGCCCTCAAACATGGTCACGAGTGCACACGCGCTGTTGAATATTTGACAAGGCTGACTGGTCCCTAGTATAAGGCGCGATGGTGCGAGAAACGACAGGTTCTTTGCACAGGTTGTTATAGCGGCCCTTTCAA
It contains:
- a CDS encoding PilT/PilU family type 4a pilus ATPase, encoding MDVRTLLEVMVKQEASDLYLTVDAPPIYRIHGSTHRTDASPFTNEQLETLALALMRGQQRGEFEEKMEMNLALYYKDLGRFRVNIFRQKGNVGLVFRHIKAEIMTVEQLDLPPIVKDIAMTKRGLVLVVGATGSGKSTSLAAMIDHRNTTHAGHIISVEDPIEFVHHHKKSIITQREVGFDTHSFGHALRNTLRQAPDVILIGEIRDTETMEAAITFAETGHLCLGTLHSNNANQAIERIMNFFPVERHSQIYLQLSLNLRAIISQRLIPSLDGRRVPALEIMLDTPRIKDLIKRSEVDTLKEAMEQGIEEGCQTFDHVLLQLYKAGKISIEQALINADSANNLRLKIKLAGLKGDEAMAALLDKAAKDEKGFQIQGQLGAAGTKKR
- a CDS encoding type IV pilus twitching motility protein PilT, translating into MDISKLLTFGVQQGASDCHISAGEPPMIRLHGDLKKLDHPPLTQDETHALIYDMMSDAQRKNFEEHRERDFSFDLGDIARFRVNVFVQGRGLGAVFRTIPTEILPLEKLGMPPIIRQLCDREKGLILVTGPTGSGKSTSLAGMIDYLNNTYEGHILTIEDPVEFVHKSKKCLVNQRELGVHTLSFSNALRAALREDPDIILVGEMRDLETIQLALTAAETGHLVFATLHTSSAPKTVDRIIDAFPPNQQAQVRAQLSETLEAVLTQTLLKKKTGGRIAAVEIMVGTTAVRNLIREGKLHQIPGVMQASQKDGMQTMDMALIDLATRGLVTKAEAQSRSMNPNLFGAAVGAA
- the bioF gene encoding 8-amino-7-oxononanoate synthase — encoded protein: MFEGHLQELRDHHLFRELHPLASATGPTITLHGRSVILLSSNNYLGLATHPSVIEAAVETTKRYGAGAGASRLVCGTLPSHQALETALAEFKGTEAALSFGSGYLANIGVIPTLIGKTDLIFADRLCHASLIEGCRLSGATLRIYRHCDMNHLEQLLAKRSPAKPTLIVTDGLFSMDGDIAPLADLTRLAKRYGANVYVDDAHGTGILGSTGRGTLEHCGVESSLPYHMGTLSKAIGSVGGYLAGSRSFIDYLINTCRAFIYTTASPPASAAAATAALRIIQEEPARRIRLWENRNRLVQALTSLGFQLGPSASPILPIIVGAPERAIRLAQTLLTFGVYAPAIRPPTVPPATSRIRLTVTADHTAEQLDEVVSALERAGQALRLI
- a CDS encoding SUMF1/EgtB/PvdO family nonheme iron enzyme; translated protein: MRALILGLLVPTFIIMGSQLVNSGESKSGSDPGTNVSQESAAKDGAPMVLIQAGPFIMGSNDGLPTERPEHSVILDSYFIDRYEVTLRLYSVFLQETSREAPSTWNDEAVEAVSDRPAVGMAWGDASAYCVWAGKRLPTEAEWEKAARGTDGRRYPWGHMQPFVDIANYNRGVWVSEAITLVPVTGGVEGMSVRHGLKDGGRSPYGLHHMAGNAAEWVADWYDREYYSKSPERNPVGPSAGEKKVLRGGSWADLPVALRVSARFSAEPEFQDRTVGFRCAMDASKP